In Gadus chalcogrammus isolate NIFS_2021 chromosome 1, NIFS_Gcha_1.0, whole genome shotgun sequence, one DNA window encodes the following:
- the actr8 gene encoding actin-related protein 8 isoform X1: protein MTQAEREQENGKEREKEREKEKDKDQQRGVKRPIVPASIPESLQEQIQTNFVVVIHPGSRTLRIGRATDTLPASVPHVIARKHKQSGQPKHEDPWLLRDGLNKPESNEQRQNGLKMVEQAIWSKKMSTGLRRTPVSAEQARSYNRQVRPAVLDSSSRLKWTNTGQQPQYLVGDEAVYVSPSDGYDVHWPLVRGHLNVHPGPGGSLTAVLADLEAIWGHVINKQLEIPLKDLKYYRCILLVPDIYNRQHIKEMVNMLLLNMGFSAIIVHQESVCATFGSGLSSACVVDVGDQKTSLCCVEDGVSHRNSRLCLSYGGADVTRTFFWLLQRAGFPYRECQLSNRLDCQLLQQLKELFCHLNQDISGLQDHEFRMRFPEAPALLYHIRLGDEKLQAPMGLFYPTTFGIVGQKMTSLPYRSQGDPEDPHDEHYLLGTQSKQDQSSKCSADRKPLSRPAGAVDSELTGPGGSAEPSDPHRLSGGGGGGAGCSQGEMELGPAQAECLMGPGEAEEQQPSALLSRKSAIMGQFESKALGLDKAILHSIDCCASDETKRKMYSSILVVGGGLMFHGAQEFLLHRIINKMPPSFRRLVDNVEVITRPKDMDPWLISWKGGAVLACLDTSQEMWIHQREWQRFGVRMLRERAAFVW from the exons ATGACCCAAGCTGAGAGAGAACAAGAAAacggaaaggagagagagaaggaacgcGAGAAGGAGAAAGACAAGGACCAGCAGCGTGGGGTCAAGAGACCTATCGTCCCAGCATCTATCCCAGAATCCCTTCAAGAA CAAATACAGACCAACTTTGTAGTCGTGATTCACCCTGGTTCAAGGACGCTACGAATCGGGAGAGCGACAGACACTCTACCAGCGTCGGTACCCCACGTAATCGCTCGCAAACACAAGCAAAGCGGACAGCCGAAACACGAAGACCCCTGGCTTCTGAGGGATGGCCTGAAT AAACCAGAGAGTAACGAGCAGCGACAGAATGGCCTCAAAATGGTGGAACAGGCCATTTGGTCTAAGAAGATGTCTACTGGACTGCGAAGGACGCCTGTGTCagctgaacag GCCAGGTCATATAACCGGCAGGTCCGTCCAGCGGTTCTGGACAGCAGCTCCAGGTTGAAGTGGACCAACACGGGCCAGCAGCCTCAGTACCTGGTTGGGGACGAG GCCGTGTATGTGAGTCCGTCGGACGGCTACGACGTGCACTGGCCGCTGGTCAGGGGTCACCTCAACGTGCACCCAGGCCCCGGGGGCTCGCTCACAGCTGTCCTGGCCGACCTGGAGGCCATCTGGGGTCACGTGATCAACAAGCAGCTGGAGATCCCGCTGAAAGACCTcaag TATTACAGATGTATCCTGTTGGTCCCTGATATATACAATAGACAGCACATAAAGGAGATGGTCAACATGCTGCTGCTGAACATGGGCTTCTCAG CCATCATCGTGCACCAGGAGTCCGTGTGCGCTACGTTTGGTAGCGGCCTGAGCAGTGCCTGTGTGGTGGACGTGGGCGACCAGAAGACTAGTCTCTGCTgcgtggaggacggggtgtcCCACCGCAACTCCAG GTTATGTTTGTCTTATGGTGGTGCAGATGTCACCCGCACTTTCTTCTGGCTCCTGCAGAGGGCGGGCTTTCCCTACAGAGAGTGTCAGCTCTCCAACAGGCTGGACTGTCAGCTACTTCAGCAACTCAAAGAGTTGTTCTGCCATCtcaatcag GACATTTCGGGACTACAAGATCATGAGTTTCGTATGCGTTTCCCAGAAGCCCCAGCTCTTCTTTACCATATTCGACTTGGTGATGAGAAGCTACAG GCACCAATGGGTTTGTTCTATCCAACCACATTCGGCATTGTGGGCCAGAAGATGACGTCATTGCCGTACCGTTCCCAAGGCGACCCCGAGGACCCTCACGATGAGCACTATCTGCTCGGTACTCAGAGCAAACAGGACCAg TCCTCCAAATGCTCCGCGGACCGCAAGCCCCTCTCCAGGCCCGCGGGGGCGGTGGACAGTGAGCTGACGGGCCCAGGCGGCAGCGCGGAGCCCTCCGACCCGCACAGgctcagcggcggcggcggcggcggcgctggatGCAGCCAGGGGGAGATGGAGCTGGGGCCGGCCCAGGCAGAGTGCCTGATGGGCCCAGGAGAGGCGGAGGAGCAGCAGCCCTCCGCACTGCTGTCCAGGAAGTCGGCCATCATGGGCCAGTTTGAGAGCAAGGCCCTGGGCTTGGACAAGGCCATCCTGCATAGCATTGACTGCTGCG CGTCGGACGAGACCAAGCGCAAAATGTACAGCTCCatcctggtggtggggggaggactGATGTTCCACGGTGCTCAGGAGTTCCTGCTCCATCGCATCATTAACAAGATGCCACCGTCCTTCCGAAGGCTGGTGGacaatgttgaggtcatcacACGCCCCAAG gacaTGGACCCCTGGCTGATCTcttggaagggaggggcggTGCTGGCCTGCTTGGACACCTCCCAGGAGATGTGGATCCACCAGCGGGAGTGGCAGCGCTTCGGTGTCCGCATGCTCCGCGAGAGAGCCGCCTTCGTGTGGTGA
- the actr8 gene encoding actin-related protein 8 isoform X2, translating into MVEQAIWSKKMSTGLRRTPVSAEQARSYNRQVRPAVLDSSSRLKWTNTGQQPQYLVGDEAVYVSPSDGYDVHWPLVRGHLNVHPGPGGSLTAVLADLEAIWGHVINKQLEIPLKDLKYYRCILLVPDIYNRQHIKEMVNMLLLNMGFSAIIVHQESVCATFGSGLSSACVVDVGDQKTSLCCVEDGVSHRNSRLCLSYGGADVTRTFFWLLQRAGFPYRECQLSNRLDCQLLQQLKELFCHLNQDISGLQDHEFRMRFPEAPALLYHIRLGDEKLQAPMGLFYPTTFGIVGQKMTSLPYRSQGDPEDPHDEHYLLGTQSKQDQSSKCSADRKPLSRPAGAVDSELTGPGGSAEPSDPHRLSGGGGGGAGCSQGEMELGPAQAECLMGPGEAEEQQPSALLSRKSAIMGQFESKALGLDKAILHSIDCCASDETKRKMYSSILVVGGGLMFHGAQEFLLHRIINKMPPSFRRLVDNVEVITRPKDMDPWLISWKGGAVLACLDTSQEMWIHQREWQRFGVRMLRERAAFVW; encoded by the exons ATGGTGGAACAGGCCATTTGGTCTAAGAAGATGTCTACTGGACTGCGAAGGACGCCTGTGTCagctgaacag GCCAGGTCATATAACCGGCAGGTCCGTCCAGCGGTTCTGGACAGCAGCTCCAGGTTGAAGTGGACCAACACGGGCCAGCAGCCTCAGTACCTGGTTGGGGACGAG GCCGTGTATGTGAGTCCGTCGGACGGCTACGACGTGCACTGGCCGCTGGTCAGGGGTCACCTCAACGTGCACCCAGGCCCCGGGGGCTCGCTCACAGCTGTCCTGGCCGACCTGGAGGCCATCTGGGGTCACGTGATCAACAAGCAGCTGGAGATCCCGCTGAAAGACCTcaag TATTACAGATGTATCCTGTTGGTCCCTGATATATACAATAGACAGCACATAAAGGAGATGGTCAACATGCTGCTGCTGAACATGGGCTTCTCAG CCATCATCGTGCACCAGGAGTCCGTGTGCGCTACGTTTGGTAGCGGCCTGAGCAGTGCCTGTGTGGTGGACGTGGGCGACCAGAAGACTAGTCTCTGCTgcgtggaggacggggtgtcCCACCGCAACTCCAG GTTATGTTTGTCTTATGGTGGTGCAGATGTCACCCGCACTTTCTTCTGGCTCCTGCAGAGGGCGGGCTTTCCCTACAGAGAGTGTCAGCTCTCCAACAGGCTGGACTGTCAGCTACTTCAGCAACTCAAAGAGTTGTTCTGCCATCtcaatcag GACATTTCGGGACTACAAGATCATGAGTTTCGTATGCGTTTCCCAGAAGCCCCAGCTCTTCTTTACCATATTCGACTTGGTGATGAGAAGCTACAG GCACCAATGGGTTTGTTCTATCCAACCACATTCGGCATTGTGGGCCAGAAGATGACGTCATTGCCGTACCGTTCCCAAGGCGACCCCGAGGACCCTCACGATGAGCACTATCTGCTCGGTACTCAGAGCAAACAGGACCAg TCCTCCAAATGCTCCGCGGACCGCAAGCCCCTCTCCAGGCCCGCGGGGGCGGTGGACAGTGAGCTGACGGGCCCAGGCGGCAGCGCGGAGCCCTCCGACCCGCACAGgctcagcggcggcggcggcggcggcgctggatGCAGCCAGGGGGAGATGGAGCTGGGGCCGGCCCAGGCAGAGTGCCTGATGGGCCCAGGAGAGGCGGAGGAGCAGCAGCCCTCCGCACTGCTGTCCAGGAAGTCGGCCATCATGGGCCAGTTTGAGAGCAAGGCCCTGGGCTTGGACAAGGCCATCCTGCATAGCATTGACTGCTGCG CGTCGGACGAGACCAAGCGCAAAATGTACAGCTCCatcctggtggtggggggaggactGATGTTCCACGGTGCTCAGGAGTTCCTGCTCCATCGCATCATTAACAAGATGCCACCGTCCTTCCGAAGGCTGGTGGacaatgttgaggtcatcacACGCCCCAAG gacaTGGACCCCTGGCTGATCTcttggaagggaggggcggTGCTGGCCTGCTTGGACACCTCCCAGGAGATGTGGATCCACCAGCGGGAGTGGCAGCGCTTCGGTGTCCGCATGCTCCGCGAGAGAGCCGCCTTCGTGTGGTGA
- the LOC130388929 gene encoding uncharacterized protein LOC130388929, with protein MWIFTLITLSCGFIAQVMSHDIKVHCFSSDKLPSFSLHASASLLKDLTVEEFAGLEELHIKWAVNVDVSNKHLTGTRIHVYLGYFLCEYTPSFANANLTGLTLLWFKLIVPARDGNPLVEAANLPLPPVANGDPYLTAEVMEGYYTEDKVSILDVTRTEPTEPSWSGHEDGYEYTTILVALFGVVLAGSVVLGSCLILCKAYKAHIVVSGDFSLLPVSGEPPVCVLLVYPAECPAFQGAVVALAEFLQEHGGFSVAVDLWQQGQIAELGPMRWVAGQAKTADRVLVVCPQTISCHSHHGFLGPSVPASASDLYPLVLNMVASHAKNPSELALFWAVQLGKSQDDSPRRLPGELTACKMFSLTKDLHKLCRSLHNKKQDSLIQRRPHIFYNEKSMMKLHEAIGQLTEHQSSINAEQEHFNSVVVTV; from the exons ATGTGGATTTTTACCTTGATAACCCTATCCTGTGGTTTCATTGCTCAAGTGATGTCCCACGATATT AAAGTCCACTGTTTTTCTTCCG ACAAATTGCCATCCTTTTCGCTGCACGCCTCCGCCAGCTTGCTGAAGGACCTGACGGTGGAGGAGTTTGCGGGGCTCGAAGAGCTCCACATAAAATGGGCTGTCAACGTGGATG TGAGCAACAAGCACCTGACCGGCACTCGGATCCATGTGTACTTGGGTTATTTCCTCTGTGAATACACCCCATCATTTGCCAACGCAAACCTCACTGGCTTAACACTG CTGTGGTTTAAACTTATTGTACCTGCAAGAGATGGGAATCCTCTTGTGGAAGCAGCCAATCTACCTCTTCCCCCCGTCGCCAATGGGGACCCCTACCTGACTGCTGAAGTGATGGAAG gATATTACACTGAAGATaagg TTTCCATTCTAGACGTAACTCGTACAGAGCCTACAG AACCCAGTTGGAGCGGACATGAAGATGGGTACGAGTACACAACCATTCTGGTGGCTCTCTTTGGAGTGGTGCTGGCTGGCTCTGTCGTCCTTGGTTCATGTCTGATCCTTT GTAAAGCCTACAAAGCGCACATCGTGGTGTCCGGGGACTTCAGCCTACTCCCTGTGTCCGGTGAGCCGCCCGTCTGTGTGCTGCTGGTGTACCCTGCTGAGTGCCCGGCCTTCCAGGGGGCGGTGGTGGCTCTGGCCGAGTTCCTCCAGGAGCACGGAGGCTTCAGTGTGGCCGTGGACCTCTGGCAGCAGGGACAGATAGCCGAGCTGGGCCCCATGCGCTGGGTGGCCGGTCAGGCCAAGACtgcagacagagtcctggtcgtCTGCCCCCAG ACCATTAGCTGCCATTCCCACCATGGCTTTCTTGGACCCTCAGTACCGGCCTCTGCCAGTGACCTTTACCCGCTGGTTCTCAACATGGTGGCCAGCCATGCCAAGAACCCCAGTGAGTTGGCTCTGTTCTGGGCCGTGCAGCTAGGCAAGAGTCAGGATGACAGCCCTAGAAGACTCCCAGGGGAACTCACAGCCTGCAAGATGTTTTCTCTAACAAAGGACCTCCACAAGCTGTGTAGAAGCCTCCATAACAAGAAACAGGACTCTTTGATTCAAAGAAGGCCACATATATTCTACAACGAAAAGAGCATGATGAAGCTGCATGAGGCAATAGGGCAGCTCACCGAGCACCAGTCTAGCATAAATGCAGAGCAAGAGCACTTTAACTCTGTAGTCGTCACTGtataa
- the chdh gene encoding choline dehydrogenase, mitochondrial has product MLCLAPLARAGAQSTGAQITRRVLEDGRGICTWLPSLFSALPRGATFNARSARNSSTSTAANQNTPSYSYVVVGAGSAGCVLANRLSEDAHESVLLLEAGPKDMLLGSVRLSWKIHMPAALTYNLCDDKYNWHYHTLPQAHMDERVMYWPRGRVWGGSSSLNAMVYIRGHAEDYDRWQREGAQGWDYQHCLPYFRKAQSHELGEDRYRGGSGPLRVSRGKTNHPLHQAFIEAGQQAGYPFTQDMNGLQQEGLGWMDMTVHEGKRWSTASAYLRPVLSRPNLTAEVRCLTTRVLFEGKRAVGVEYTQNGQKKKVFADKEVILSGGAINSPQLLMLSGVGNANDLKPLGIPVVQHLPGVGSNLQDHLELYVQQQCSQPITLYKAQKPHHMIKIGLEWLSMFTGYGATAHLESGGFIRGRPGVTHPDIQFHFLPSQVIDHGRVPSKMEAYQVHVGPMRSTSVGWMKLKSANPLDHPIIQPNYLSTEVDVSEFRQCVKLSREIFAQRAFQPYRGPELQPGPGVQTDAEIDAFVRRKADSAYHPSCTCKMGAPSDPAAVVDPDARVLGLEGIRVVDASIMPSVVSGNLNAPTIMMAEKAADVIRGRPALVDPGVPVYRPATLETQR; this is encoded by the exons ATGCTGTGTTTGGCCCCGTTAGCCAGAGCCGGCGCCCAGTCGACGGGGGCCCAGATCACCAGGAGGGTCTTGGAGGACGGCCGGGGGATCTGCACCTGGCTGCCCTCTCTTTTCTCCGCCCTCCCCCGCGGCGCCACCTTCAACGCCAGGTCCGCGCGCAACTCCTCCACGTCGACGGCGGCCAATCAAAACACGCCGTCGTACAGCTACGTCGTCGTGGGGGCGGGGTCGGCGGGCTGCGTCCTGGCCAATCGCCTCAGCGAGGACGCCCATGAGTCGGTCTtgttgctggaggcggggcctAAAGACATGTTGCTAGGCAGCGTGCGGCTATCCTGGAAGATTCACATGCCTGCGGCCCTGACCTACAACCTCTGCGACGATAA gTACAACTGGCACTACCACACCTTACCCCAGGCCCACATGGACGAGCGGGTCATGTACTGGCCCCGGGgccgggtgtggggggggtcgtCGTCGCTCAACGCCATGGTGTACATCCGGGGCCACGCCGAGGACTACGACCGCTGGCAGAGGGAGGGCGCCCAGGGCTGGGACTACCAGCACTGCCTGCCCTACTTCAGGAAGGCCCAGAGCCACGAACTGGGAGAGGACCG GTATCGGGGAGGAAGCGGACCCCTGCGCGTCTCCAGAGGGAAGAccaaccaccccctccaccaggccTTCATCGAGGCGGGCCAGCAGGCCGGGTACCCCTTCACCCAGGACATGAACGGACTGCAGCAGGAAGGCTTGGGCTGGATGGACATGACCGTCCATGAAG ggaagAGGTGGAGCACAGCCAGCGCCTACCTCCGGCCCGTCTTGAGTCGGCCCAACCTAACGGCGGAGGTTCGCTGCCTCACCACCAGGGTACTGTTTGAGGGGAAGCGGGCGGTCGGCGTGGAGTACACCCAGAACGGGCAGAAGAAGAAG gTGTTTGCTGATAAGGAGGTGATATTGAGTGGTGGAGCGATCAACTCCCCACAACTACTCATGCTGTCTGGAGTGGGAAACGCCAACGATCTGAAACCTCTCGGTATTCCTGTGGTTCAACATTTACccg GGGTGGGCAGTAACCTGCAGGACCACCTGGAGCTGTATGTGCAGCAGCAGTGCTCCCAGCCCATCACCCTGTACAAGGCCCAGAAACCACATCACATGATCAAGATAGGCCTGGAGTGGCTGTCCATGTTCACAG gttaCGGGGCGACGGCCCACCTTGAGAGTGGAGGGTTCATCCGAGGCCGTCCCGGCGTCACCCACCCCGACATCCAGTTCCACTTCCTGCCGTCGCAGGTCATCGACCACGGGCGCGTGCCCTCCAAGATGGAGGCCTACCag GTTCACGTTGGGCCTATGAGAAGCACCAGTGTTGGTTGGATGAAGTTGAAGAGTGCCAACCCATTGGATCATCCTATTATCCAGCCAAACTACCTTTCCACTG AGGTGGACGTGTCTGAGTTCAGGCAGTGCGTCAAGCTCTCGCGGGAGATCTTCGCCCAGCGGGCCTTCCAGCCGTACCGCGGGCCCGAGCTCCAGCCGGGCCCGGGGGTCCAGACGGACGCCGAGATCGACGCCTTCGTGCGGCGCAAGGCCGACAGCGCCTACCACCCGTCCTGCACCTGCAAGATGGGCGCGCCCTCCGACCCCGCGGCCGTGGTGGACCCCGACGCCCGAGTGCTGGGTCTGGAGGGGATCCGCGTGGTCGACGCCTCCATCATGCCCAGCGTTGTCAGCGGCAACCTCAACGCGCCCACCATCATGATGGCGGAGAAGGCGGCCGACGTGATCCGGGGGCGCCCCGCGCTGGTGGACCCGGGGGTGCCCGTGTACCGGCCCGCCACCCTGGAGACGCAGAGATGA
- the LOC130387188 gene encoding voltage-dependent L-type calcium channel subunit alpha-1D-like, whose amino-acid sequence MCSPPSYPGLTPRNGGLFGNHVCHANGDQRGSAHLSNVTQRPLQVLPSLPNATGAGDDDRGWAGGAIAAEPAATATATAAASSPLQHNHRQGPAHLREHPGCDAAKRHQSPVCSNANLNNANVPSVRPLANGTRPSSRRDPNGGVPASSGAAGRHAGEPAGRRKWNSSRTAPSPAARRSRTRYYEAYVRSEAGGGAYPAIRREEPGGGTSDEDWGSGEYYSGEEFNEDDIMFTRDRLSHMDYHDAEGDQDPEAPGGYYDDDQQPIFQDGCRSPKRRFLSSPQPSGRSTFSFECLRRQGSDEDPPPLSPSCTALPLHLMQQQVMAVAGFDTRRLRRLSPTQSLRSWATPPASPIGRDGSPSYTPLIQVDWRSPGSIGSIPGSLRRSSWYTDARDGPPSRAYSPSLLRLPTESHAHFMQKRGSANSLVEAVLISEGLARYARDPKFVTAAKHEIADACAMTIDEMESAACHLLNGTMGNGGGGGGGGGGAAAVGNGGTDSLSEARLRELSLRDYSDEEPEACRSEEDLTDEMICITTL is encoded by the exons ATGTGCTCTCCCCCGTCCTACCCCGGTCTCACCCCG CGTAACGGCGGTCTCTTCGGCAACCACGTCTGCCACGCCAACGGGGACCAGCGGGGCTCCGCCCATCTGTCCAACGTCACCCAGCGGCCGCTGCAGGTGCTCCCGTCCCTCCCCAACGCCACGGGGGCCGGCGACGACGACAGGGGATGGGCGGGAGGGGCCATCGCCGCCGagcccgccgccaccgccactgccactgccgccgcctcctccccgCTTCAGCACAACCATCGCcagggccccgcccacctccggGAACACCCCGGCTGTGACGCCGCCAAGAGGCACCAGTCGCCCGTGTGCTCCAACGCCAACCTCAACAACGCCAACGTGCCCTCCGTGCGGCCCCTGGCCAACGGGACCAGACCCTCGTCACGCCGGGATCCCAACGGGGGCGTGCCGGCGTCGTCTGGCGCGGCCGGCCGGCACGCGGGAGAGCCGGCCGGCCGCAGGAAGTGGAACTCCAGCAG GACTGCTCCGTCTCCTGCTGCACGTAGGAGCAGGACGCGCTACTACGAGGCCTACGTCAG GTCGGAGGCAGGGGGCGGCGCCTACCCCGCTATTCGCCGAGAGGAGCCGGGGGGCGGGACCAGTGATGAGGACTGGGGCTCGGGGGAGTACTACAGTGGGGAGGAGTTCAACGAAGACGACATCATGTTCACAAGAGACAG GTTGTCTCACATGGACTACCATGACGCCGAGGGGGACCAGGACCCCGAAGCCCCCGGGGGTTACTATGACGACGACCAACAGCCCATCTTCCAAGATGGTTGTCGGTCACCCAAGAGGCGGTTTCTTTCCTCGCCGCAAC CGTCCGGCAGGTCCACCTTCAGCTTTGAGTGTCTGCGTCGCCAGGGCAGCGACGAGGacccgccccctctctcgccctcctgcACGGCTCTGCCCCTGCACCTCATGCAGCAGCAG GTGATGGCTGTAGCCGGCTTTGACACCCGAAGATTACGACGTCTGTCTCCGACACAGTCGCTACGCTCCTGGGCCACTCCCCCGGCCTCGCCGATTGGTCGAGACGGCTCGCCCAGCTACACACCCCTCATCCAG GTGGACTGGCGCAGCCCGGGCAGCATCGGCAGCATCCCGGGGTCTCTGCGGAGGTCCTCCTGGTACACAGACGCCCGGGACGGACCCCCCAGCCGGGCCTACTCCCCCTCCCTACTCAGGCTGCCCACCGagagccacgcccacttcatGCAGAAGAGAGGAAGTGCCAACAGTCTGGTGGAGGCG gtGCTGATCTCGGAGGGGCTGGCCCGCTACGCCCGGGACCCCAAGTTCGTGACGGCCGCCAAGCACGAGATCGCCGACGCCTGTGCCATGACCATCGACGAGATGGAGAGCGCCGCCTGCCACCTGCTGAACGGCACTATGGgtaacggcggcggcggcggcggcggcggcggtggggcggcggcggtggggaaCGGCGGTACGGACTCGCTCTCCGAAGCGCGGCTCAGGGAGCTAAGTCTCCGTGACTACAGCGACGAGGAGCCGGAGGCGTGCCGGAGTGAGGAGGACCTGACTGACGAGATGATATGCATCACCACGCTAtag